From the Halobacterium zhouii genome, the window AACTCGCGAGCATCATCACGTCGTAGCGGGGGGACTGCACCATCACGCCCTAACGCGGGGTTGGGCCGTCGCGTCGTAACGCGCGCGCTCCACCACCACGCCCTAACGCGAGGGCTGCGTGACGTCTCACGACCCGCCCGTCGCGGCGTAGACGCAACCCTTTTGAATACTTAGGCCGACCTAAACGCTGAACGCAGTCCGAAACAGCCCACTTACTACCGATGACCGACGAACGCTCCGTCCGAGACGTCCTCACCCCCGAATTCGACGCCACACTCACCGGCATCGTCGCCGCGAGCGTCGTCGTCACCGCCCTCGCCGGCCTCGTCCAGGTCCGCTACGGCGGCTACGAGATGCCCCTCGAGACCGCCGTCCGCGCGCTCTTCGACCAGGCGGTCTGGACCAACCCCCGCGTCCTCGCCACCATCGTCCTCGGCGAGAACGCCGCGCGCTTCCTCGGCATCTACGCCGACCTCTCCGTCCTCTCGAACCCCACCATCGTCGTGTGGACCATCCGCCTTCCCCGCGTCCTCGTCGCCGCCTTCGTCGGCCTCAACCTCGCCGTCGCCGGCGCCATCTTTCAGGCCATCACGCGGAACGAACTCGCCAGCCCGTACATTCTGGGTGTTTCCTCCGGCGCCGGCCTCGCCGTCGTCTTCACGCTCGTCTTCTCCATCGGCGCGTACCTCCTCCCGCTCGCCGCCGCGCTCGGCGGCACCGCCGCGTTCGTCCTCGTGTACGCCGTCGCGTGGCGCGGCGGCACCACGCCGGTGCGCCTCGTGCTCGCCGGCGTCGTCGTCGGCACCGTCTTCAACAGCCTGCAAACAGGGCTGTTCTACTTCATCGACAGCAACGGCGTGATGCGCACCGCGGTCGCGTGGCTCGCCGGGTCGCTCATCGGCGTCGACTGGACGCAGGTCCGCATCGCCGCCATCCCCACGCTCGTCGTCGCGCCCGCTGCGATCGTCGTCGCGCGCCAACTCGACGTTCTCCTGCTCGGCGAACGCACCGCGCGCTCGCTGGGCATGTCCGTCGAACGCATGCGCTTTCTGCTGTCCGCGCTCGCCATCTTCGCGACGGCTGCCGCCGTCTCCGTCGCCGGCCTCGTCGGCTTCGTCGGCCTCGTCGTTCCGCACGTCGTGCGCACGTTCGTCGGGAGCGACTACCGACGCCTCGTCACCGGCTGTCTGTTCGTCGGACCAGCGCTCGTCGTCGTCGCCGACGTGATAGCGCGCCTCGGCCTCCCCGGCACCCAGCTTCCGGTGGGCGTCGTCACCGGACTCATCGGCGGCCCGTACTTCCTGGTGCTCCTCCGCCGCACCGGTTCGTTCAACGAGTTCTGACCATGTCACGAGAACCGCTCACCGACGACACCGACGAACCGACCCCCACGGACGGCGAGAACACGACACTCACGGACAGCAGGAACCCGCCTTCCGTGGACAGCGAGAACCTGACCACGGTCACCGAACCCGCCACCGGCGACGCCGCCAGCGCCAAGGGCCGCGTTCACGGCGACGACCCGGTCGACGACGCCGCGCTGTTCGCCACCGACCTCCAGTTGGGCTACGGCGAGGAGGTTGTCGTCGACTGCGAGAACCTCGTCGTCCCGGAGGGCGAGGTCACCGCGCTCGTCGGCCCGAACGGCTCCGGGAAGTCCACGCTCCTCAAGGGCTTCTCCGCGGAACTCGAACCCGAAGCCGGCACCGTCCTCCTCGACGGTGAGTCGGTCCAGCAACGCGCGCCGAAGGACCTCGCGCGTGAACTCGGCCTGCTCGACCAGGAGAACGACGCGCCCGGCGGTCTCACCGTCGAATCCCTCGTTAGTCACGGCCGCTACCCCCACCGGGGGTTCCTCGACCCGATGGACGACGACGACGAGCGCGCCATCGAGCGCGCCATCGAACTCGCGGGCGTCGACTCCATGCGGGACACGCCGCTCGCGGACCTCAGCGGCGGCCAGAAGCAACTCGCGTTCGTCGCCATGACGCTCGCTCAGGAGACCGACGTCCTGCTGCTCGACGAACCCACGACGTACCTCGACCTGCACCACCAGCTCCGCGTGATGGAGGTCGTCCGAACGCTCAACGAGGAGCGCGGCGTCACCGTCTGCGTCGTCCTCCACGACCTCCAGCAGGCCGCCCGCTTCGCGGACTACCTCGTCGCGCTCGACGACGGCTCGGTCTACGACTGGGGGCCCCCCGAGGACGTCGTCACCGAGCAACTGCTCGCGGACGTCTTCGACGTGGACGCCGCCGTCAGCTACGACGACGAACCCCGCATCGTGCCGCGGGAAGCGCTGGACTGACTCCTGGATCCAGTCGCCGACTAGTTCTCCCGTTCCTCGACCTGCGCCCGCAGCGACTCGATTTCCTCCTGTAACTCCCGGCGCGTCGGCGGTTCGTTCTCGTCCTCGACCGCGAACGCGGCTACCGCCAGCACCGTCCCGGACAGCACCAGCGCGGCGAGGATGACGACCGCCGACCCGTTCAATTGCGCGTCCAGCAGGAACGCCAGCAGCACGTCGTTCGCCACGAGGAGGACGACCACGAGCGGGATGGTACGCATGCCTCCAGGGTGCTGGGGAGAACCCTGAAATGTTCCGGTTGGGGGCGGACTCACCGGTCCGACCGGAGTGAGCGAGGGAACTGCCGAAACCGCCTACAACTTCCCGGCTGTCGTCCGAATCGGCCCCAGCGCCTGGCCGCGACCGTAACCGTCTTCGGCAGCGGTGGTATTTCGAAACGTAATGGGAGCGACGGAGGACAGCGTCTTCGACCAGTATCGTGACCGCGTCGACAAGCCGCTCGTGCGCCTGTTCCGGGCGTACGGCGTTCCGGAGTGGCCGTACTTCGCGGCGGGGATGGTGGCGAACGTCGTCGCGCGCATGGCCAGTCTACTGCCACCGCTCGTCCTCGGGGTGGCCATCGACAGCGTGTTCACGGGAGACGCGCCGTTCGACCTGCCGCTCGTCCCCGCGGGGTGGCTGCCGGCAACGGACGCCGCGCAGTTCGAGTTCTCCGCGCTCGTCATCGGCGCGTCGTTCGTCGTCACCGCAGTCTTCACCTACTTCTACGGCGTCAGCGCGAACCTGTTCGCCCACCGCGTGATGCACGAGGTGCGAACGGACTCCTTCGAGAAGATGCAGTCCCTGGACATGACCTTCTTCGACGACAAGCAGACCGGTGAGGTCATGTCCGTGCTGAACAACGACGCCTCGAACCTGGAGGTGTTCCTCGACGACGCGCTCCAGAACTCCGCGCGCCTCGTCGTGATGGTCGCGGGCATCACCGCCATCCTCGTCTACGAGAACTGGCAGTTGGCGGTCGTCACACTCGGCGCGATTCCGCTGATGGTCGTCCTCACCGGCTGGTTCATGAAGCGCGCTGAACCGCGGTACGAGCGCCAGCGCGCCGCCGTCGGCAACCTCAACACGCGCCTCGAGAACAGCCTCTCGGGCGTCGAACTCGTGAAGACCAGCGCCGCCGAGGACCACGAAACAGAGCGCGTGCGCTCTGCGTCCTACCGGTTCTTCCGGGACACGATGGACGTGCTCCGCCTGAGCTACGTCTACCGCCCCGGGATGGAACTGCTCGCCGGCATCTCCTTCGCCGTGACGTTCGCCGTCGGCGGGTTCTGGCTGCTGTACGGCGCGCCCGGCCCGCTCACCGGGACCCTCTCGCCCGGCGCGTTCGTGACGTTCATCTTCCTCACGCAGCGCTTCGTCACGCCGCTCGCGGAGGTGTCGAACATCGTCGACCAGTACGAGAACGCGAAGGCGTCTTCGGCCCGCGTGTTCGGCCTGATGGACGTCCCCGCGAGGGTCACCGACGCCCCCGACGCCACCGAACTCACGGACGTCGAGGGCCGCGTCGAGTACGACGACGTGACCTTCGGCTACGAGTCCGACGAAGACGTCATCCACGACGTCTCCTTCGAGGCCGAATCCGGTGACACCGTCGCGCTCGTCGGCCCGACGGGTGCCGGGAAGTCCACGCTCTGCAAACTCCTGATGCGGATGTACGACGTGAACTCGGGCGCCGTCAGCGTTGACGGCCACGACGTGCGCGAGGTCACGCTCGACAGTCTCCGCGAGCACGTCGGCTACGTCAGCCAGGACACCTTCCTCTTCGACGGCACCATCGCGGAGAACGTGAAGTACGGCCAGTTCGACGCTTCCCGCGACGCCGTCGTCGAAGCCGCGAAGGCCGCCGACGCCCACGAGTTCGTCCACGAGTTGTTCGACGGCTACGACACCGAGGTCGGCGAGCGCGGCGTGAAACTGTCGGGCGGCCAGCGTCAGCGCATCGCCATCGCGCGCGCCATCCTCCAGGACCCCGAGGTACTGGTGTTCGACGAAGCCACCAGCGACGTGGACACCGAGACGGAACTCCGCATCCAGGAGAGCCTCGACGACCTCGCGGCCGACCGGACCGCCGTCGTCATCGCCCACCGCCTCTCCACCGTCCAGAATGCCGACCAGATCCTCGTCGTGGAGGACGGCCGCATCGCAGAGCGGGGCACCCACGACGACCTCCTCGAGAAGAACGGGCGGTACGCCGACCTCTGGAACGTGCAGGCCGGCCTCATCGAACAGTAACTCCGCCCAACCGCGCACTCTCCTTGCAGAACCGCTTCCGATGCTAAACTACTGTTTCGCCGCGTTCGCGTTCGTCTCGGTGGCGTTTTGCTGTCGGCGCCGGTAGCTCGCGCCGATGTTCCGTGACGCGTTGTACGCCGCGTGATTCTGGAACCCACACTCCAGGCATTCGAAGCGCTCGCCGTCGTGATTGTCCTCGTGCTCGAACCCGCACGTCGAACACCGGTGTGCCGCGCTCTCGGACGTCACCCGCGCGACCTCGACTCCGTGCTCGGCGGCCCTGTACTCGACGTACTGGCGCAACAACTTGGACGTCGTAGCGCTCGCCCCGGTGCCGGCCTCACTGTCGTGGGTTACGTCCTCGAAGACGATGTGCGAACAGCCGTGCTCGACGGCCGCTGTGACGAGTTCGTTCCCGACGCGATGGAGGTACAACTCGGCCCGGCCATACTCGTTGGTCCCCTTCTCGACCGCACTGTTGGCCTCCTCGACCGCACCGTTTGTCTCATTCTCGACCGCGCTGTCCATCGATTTCACGCCACTACCCGTCGGCGATTGGCTGTCTCCCGCCGGTGCCACGCACCCGTTGGCTAACCCGTCCGTCGACCAGAACGTCCCGTCCGACGCCACTGCCACGTTCTCCTCGCCCACTTCGACGCCGAGCGCCGTTCCGTGTTCGCCGTCGGACTCGAGAGCGCTCGCATCGACGCGGACGGTCGACGCGTGCAGGTACCAGTCACCGTCGCGGCACTCGAGGTGCCCGCCGCGGAACTCGCAGCGTTCGTCTGCGAGGCGGTCCAGGGTCTCCTCGA encodes:
- a CDS encoding FecCD family ABC transporter permease, encoding MTDERSVRDVLTPEFDATLTGIVAASVVVTALAGLVQVRYGGYEMPLETAVRALFDQAVWTNPRVLATIVLGENAARFLGIYADLSVLSNPTIVVWTIRLPRVLVAAFVGLNLAVAGAIFQAITRNELASPYILGVSSGAGLAVVFTLVFSIGAYLLPLAAALGGTAAFVLVYAVAWRGGTTPVRLVLAGVVVGTVFNSLQTGLFYFIDSNGVMRTAVAWLAGSLIGVDWTQVRIAAIPTLVVAPAAIVVARQLDVLLLGERTARSLGMSVERMRFLLSALAIFATAAAVSVAGLVGFVGLVVPHVVRTFVGSDYRRLVTGCLFVGPALVVVADVIARLGLPGTQLPVGVVTGLIGGPYFLVLLRRTGSFNEF
- a CDS encoding ABC transporter ATP-binding protein → MSREPLTDDTDEPTPTDGENTTLTDSRNPPSVDSENLTTVTEPATGDAASAKGRVHGDDPVDDAALFATDLQLGYGEEVVVDCENLVVPEGEVTALVGPNGSGKSTLLKGFSAELEPEAGTVLLDGESVQQRAPKDLARELGLLDQENDAPGGLTVESLVSHGRYPHRGFLDPMDDDDERAIERAIELAGVDSMRDTPLADLSGGQKQLAFVAMTLAQETDVLLLDEPTTYLDLHHQLRVMEVVRTLNEERGVTVCVVLHDLQQAARFADYLVALDDGSVYDWGPPEDVVTEQLLADVFDVDAAVSYDDEPRIVPREALD
- a CDS encoding ABC transporter ATP-binding protein yields the protein MGATEDSVFDQYRDRVDKPLVRLFRAYGVPEWPYFAAGMVANVVARMASLLPPLVLGVAIDSVFTGDAPFDLPLVPAGWLPATDAAQFEFSALVIGASFVVTAVFTYFYGVSANLFAHRVMHEVRTDSFEKMQSLDMTFFDDKQTGEVMSVLNNDASNLEVFLDDALQNSARLVVMVAGITAILVYENWQLAVVTLGAIPLMVVLTGWFMKRAEPRYERQRAAVGNLNTRLENSLSGVELVKTSAAEDHETERVRSASYRFFRDTMDVLRLSYVYRPGMELLAGISFAVTFAVGGFWLLYGAPGPLTGTLSPGAFVTFIFLTQRFVTPLAEVSNIVDQYENAKASSARVFGLMDVPARVTDAPDATELTDVEGRVEYDDVTFGYESDEDVIHDVSFEAESGDTVALVGPTGAGKSTLCKLLMRMYDVNSGAVSVDGHDVREVTLDSLREHVGYVSQDTFLFDGTIAENVKYGQFDASRDAVVEAAKAADAHEFVHELFDGYDTEVGERGVKLSGGQRQRIAIARAILQDPEVLVFDEATSDVDTETELRIQESLDDLAADRTAVVIAHRLSTVQNADQILVVEDGRIAERGTHDDLLEKNGRYADLWNVQAGLIEQ
- a CDS encoding transposase, with product MEDRRTTAIELDVSADADRLLQETVAQFEYCANATAEWCWADDGGHTVTRIADAERRLFRRFRRETALPPNLVQQAVRRGVEAVKSSVARLNDGERVGRPGFASGLAVYDERDADLDREGASLATTDGRASCDFVHSTNVEETLDRLADERCEFRGGHLECRDGDWYLHASTVRVDASALESDGEHGTALGVEVGEENVAVASDGTFWSTDGLANGCVAPAGDSQSPTGSGVKSMDSAVENETNGAVEEANSAVEKGTNEYGRAELYLHRVGNELVTAAVEHGCSHIVFEDVTHDSEAGTGASATTSKLLRQYVEYRAAEHGVEVARVTSESAAHRCSTCGFEHEDNHDGERFECLECGFQNHAAYNASRNIGASYRRRQQNATETNANAAKQ